A region of the Bacteroidales bacterium genome:
TCACGTATTCGTTGTGGATTAGGGGCTAATGGGCATCCCACACATCCTAATCTCTTAAAATTATAAGGAGGATCATAAATATATGGATAAGGCAAATTATTTTCCTTAATGTATTCCCAGATCTCATTACTTGTCCATTCTAAAATAGGATTCACTCTTGTGGTGCCTTGATGCCTATCATCACACATTTCTGGCTTATATAATTTTCTTTTATATCCTTCCTCCCATCTAATACCTGTCAAATTTCTTTTTTCTACACCAGGGCTTTCTTTTAAGTATTCACAACACCATCTTCTAATCCGGGATGGGAAACCTTTTTCTTGAATTAATTTATAAAAGGATTTTTCAGGATTTTTTATAACCACCTCAGGATAATTATCCCGAATAAACTTAATATGTAAAGGAGGATCAAGGGTTGTGTTTGAATATGTAGCCTTGAAATTTACCCCAGACTTTTTTGCTAAATCTAATAGAACAATACTATCCTTACCTCCTGAAAAACCTAAATTATAAGGTTTCCTTGGTATATATAAATCCTGAATAAGTTTAGTTGATCTTTCTATCTTATTATTTAATGATTTCATATTTTAAAAAGGTAAAAAATCATAACCAATCTCTTCCATCTGTTCCTTCCCGGCTCTCAAGGAACAAATACTATCCCATCCGTTATAAGTCAACAGTTTTTCTTCTCCTCCGGGTTGCTTCAACAATTCATATATTTGGTTGAAGGCATTGCCATTCTTTCTATCCTTTGCTATGAGATAGGGATGTATCTCTGAGTCATAATCCACCACACCAAACCTTTTGTAGACCTCAAATTTCAGACTATTCACTCCCGGGCGATTGTCCAGGGTGTGAGAGGCAAGCATGGTGTCAAATTCCATCCCCTTAATCTCCGTCCCATGCAGGCGTTTCCTGGCCCAATGAATTTCGTGTTTCATGTTAGAACACACTTTACCAATGGCTGGGTTTTCCAGTAAGCGAATCAGGGGCATCTTGTCTTTTTTGCTATTGGGAATGCGAAAGGCGTAGGCGTTATTCTCATCGTAAGCTACAGCGCCAGAAACTATACGGTGCCCCTGGGCATGAGGCTTTAGTCCGGTTGTTTCCCAATCCAAACCAACAAGATCGGTATGGATGTCATCCAGTGGGGAAAGATCCTCAATGATATGAATGTTGGGGGCATAGAATCGGGGAGGTTTGGTCCCGGCAAGTGACAGAGCCCGTTTCAAATCTTTTTTCCAGAGATTATAGGCAACATCTTCTTCTGTTCGCTCAACAAACGATGGGTGAAAGACCGGGCAAACCCAGGCTTTATGATCCCGATCTGGGATGTTCCAACCCCTCCATTTCATCACACCACCAAGATCCTTTTGCCATCGATGTCCCAGGAAACTAACAAGGGCTGATTTACCAAATAACACAATCACGTCGGGCTTATATTCTTCCAACACTTTTGAAACTATAACGTTACGACAACAAGCTACCTGGAAGTCTGAAGGAGTTTTATTCCCTATCGGCCGACAATTGACTGAATTGATATTCAGACAATCCTCAAATATATCCACCCCGAGTTCCCGGTAAGTTCTTTGCAATAGCCGACCCATCTTTCCTTGCCATTGCCTGCCTTTTTTATCCTCTGTTTCCCCAGGAGCTTCCCCGATGTTTAGTATCCTTTTTTTGAAATTACCATAAGGTTTCATCTTTGGAGATAGGACATCTTTATACAATCCACACGACACGCAGGAATAACTTCGGCGGGCATCAGGGCGATTTGATTTGTTTTGTTTTTCAAAGAAACCTCTCATTGACCTGTCTTTTTAATGGCATCTGTTAGTTTTTTGATCTCCTCCTGGGTCACTTTCGAAGGAGATTTGACCCGTCTTTGATCTATGGTGGTTATGTAGGCGATGTCATCCTTCGGCCAAAGTATAGAACTATTTTTACCCCTTCTCAACTCTACGGAATGTTTTCCCCATTTGATTTTTCTGATGTAATTGATGGGAATGTCCTTTTTGAATCTCAACGAATGTATATTTGCTTGATAATACATCTTTATTCCTCCTTATTTTGCAATACACTTACATATTCCCATCCTTCTCCCTCAAACTTCAGGGCATTTTCCCCTACCACACACTGGGGAGTCTCCGCCAGTATATCCTGCAGTAGGTAAGGGGCGATAATAAAGCCAATCGGATCGCCATCGTATTTTATTGGGGATTTCTCCTCAAATGATCCAGCATCGGATCTCCCCTTCACCCATAATTTGCCCTTTGTGATACTAATCTCCACCTTTTCATCCAGAAGATTATCCCGGCGGGCAAAAATGGAGGCCTTATCAATACTATCAATAACGGATGCGGGGAAGTTTACTTTCACTCCTTCTATCTCCATAAACGGGGATATATCTTTGTATTTATTTTTATAGATCCGGGAAGAAAGTATTGTACCATCTGCATTGGAAAAATGCACCCATCCGTCACCAGGGGCAATGTGAGTTGGTTTAATTCGAAGCACTTCTCTAATGGAAGTGGCTGGAATCAGGAAAGTGTCAATGGGCATATTTTCTCCCATGAAACATCGGGCAATTCTAAAACGGTCAGTTCCTTCGATATATCCCGTTTTTGTAATATGAGTGCAAGTCAATACTGGATCAGACATATCCCTTGAACAAGCCGACATAGCAAATTTTGCAAATCGATTGAAGTCCGCCGGCAATTTTTTCCACTTACCAGTTTCCCCTATTTCCTTTTTAAAAGGTAATGTGATTTCCTGTTCAAGAGTGAAACTGGCCTTAGCCCTCCCGGCTTTTAGTTTGACCTCATTACCTTCAATACTGACATCAACTTCGTCTTTTTTTAACTTACCAAGCAATTTGTATAATTCCTCTGCCTGAATGGCCCCTTCTATTTCCAAGTCCTCTACGGGATGAGACAGGCTAATTTCATCATTATAGGTTATTACCTTTCCTTCCTGGAAAATGAAAGAGGTGGTTTGTTCAATCTGTTCTTTGCTCGCCAGTCCTGGACGGACGGTTTCGATGGCTTTCTGTAGTTGTTGTTTGTTTATTTTCATTTTTCTGGATTTTTGCCGGTTTCACAATATACCCATAGTTGCTTCTTATTGATTCCCTGCTCAGTTAAAAAGTGATAACTTACAAGTCTTCTTTTGCCTTTTGCTTTAGTTAGACTTTCTCCTTGCATTTTCTCAAGTAACCAAGTTGCCAGATATATTTTCATAATAATTCCTTTAAATAGTCAATTTTAGTTATATCAAAAACATTTTTAATTAAAGGATGTGAGGTTTCAATAGACCTTACTTTTCCTTTAAATTGTAATCGAGTTTTATTGCTGTTTGTTCCCATTTTCCATTTCCAGTTATTTATAAAAATATCAATATGTATAGGAATCGAAATGTTGATTTTTCTCTTTCCTTTTTTTTCATGCTTATCAACAACAAGTATATAGTAATTTAGGTGAGATAAAATCATCAAATATTGCTCAGGTTGATTTATGAAGTCAGAAGGAACTTTAAAATAAATCCCACTTTTACCTTTAAATAAAAATCTTATTGGGATT
Encoded here:
- a CDS encoding phosphoadenosine phosphosulfate reductase family protein produces the protein MKSLNNKIERSTKLIQDLYIPRKPYNLGFSGGKDSIVLLDLAKKSGVNFKATYSNTTLDPPLHIKFIRDNYPEVVIKNPEKSFYKLIQEKGFPSRIRRWCCEYLKESPGVEKRNLTGIRWEEGYKRKLYKPEMCDDRHQGTTRVNPILEWTSNEIWEYIKENNLPYPYIYDPPYNFKRLGCVGCPLAPNPQRIR